A genomic region of Terriglobales bacterium contains the following coding sequences:
- a CDS encoding glycoside hydrolase family 3 C-terminal domain-containing protein — translation MKKKTAVFVGAFFCIAICSTSFAQQSSADPAYKNPGLPIEQRVDDLVSRMTLEEKISQLGDASDAIPRLSIPAYHWWNEGLHGDIGSRYATVFPQAIGMAASFDQPLIHQVAEVISTEFRAKYAAQVRPDGSSDQYHGLDVWSPNINIFRDPRWGRGQETYGEDPYLTSRLAVAYVTGMQGDDPKYLKTVSTPKHFAVHSGPEPTRHSVDLQVSRHDVEDTYLPAFRAAIVEAKAQSVMCAYNSLNGQPACANATLLQEHLRRDWGFQGYVVSDCGAVTDIFQGHHFTKSVEEGVSAALKTGTDLTCGLRPQERTAILKAVQQGLLAEADIDRALHRLFIARFRLGMFDPSATVPYSQIRPEENDTDAHRQLALKAARESIVLLKNKDNLLPLKQKYGTIAVIGPNADSLDALEGNYHGTPSKYVTVLEGIRQRFAQSKIIYVDGTGLIGPATRAIQASVLYTDDSHKNHGMKAEYFSNIKLEGPPFLSRTDDTVDFDSVPSGISRELSQHYSVRWTGVLVPPETGDYLVGFTGRDGYRVWLNGDLVVEDWTTHRPASTRTKNIHLEKDHAYAVKIEYFHALRAAEAHLVWSMPGWQGPDALDAARSADVVIMVLGLSARIEGEEMDVHAEGFAGGDRTSLDLPAPQEQLLESIYALGKPTVLVLMSGSAVAVNWADKKLPVIMEAWYPGEEGGTAVAEALAGDFSPAGRLPVTFYKSIDQLPAFEDYSMAKRTYRYFSGEPLYPFGYGLSYTSFEYSNARVDKAKAAADGTVTISVEVANTGAMAGDEVVQLYLAHHGVAGAPLRALQGFKRVHLERGQRKTVSFPLRDRELSIVDESGKHRIARGVVEVWVGGGQDGVRSGLPKTAGVRTRFTITSGATLPD, via the coding sequence ATGAAAAAGAAGACAGCCGTATTCGTGGGTGCATTTTTCTGCATCGCTATTTGTTCAACATCATTCGCGCAACAATCATCTGCAGACCCCGCATACAAGAACCCAGGACTCCCGATTGAGCAGCGCGTTGACGACCTGGTATCGCGCATGACCCTTGAGGAGAAGATCTCGCAACTAGGCGATGCGTCAGATGCTATTCCCCGGCTCAGCATTCCCGCGTACCACTGGTGGAACGAGGGCCTGCACGGAGATATAGGCAGCCGATACGCAACCGTATTTCCGCAGGCTATTGGAATGGCCGCCAGCTTCGACCAGCCTTTGATACATCAGGTTGCCGAAGTGATCAGCACCGAGTTCCGCGCCAAATATGCCGCTCAAGTACGCCCTGACGGATCCAGCGACCAGTACCATGGGCTCGATGTCTGGTCGCCCAACATCAACATCTTTCGTGATCCGCGTTGGGGACGGGGCCAGGAAACTTATGGAGAGGACCCCTACCTGACTTCGCGTCTGGCCGTCGCCTACGTGACCGGTATGCAGGGGGACGACCCCAAGTATCTGAAGACCGTTTCCACGCCGAAGCACTTCGCAGTACACAGCGGGCCTGAGCCAACCCGGCATTCCGTTGATTTGCAAGTGTCGCGTCACGACGTGGAGGATACGTACCTGCCCGCGTTTCGGGCGGCCATAGTGGAGGCCAAAGCGCAGTCCGTCATGTGCGCCTACAACTCGCTTAACGGCCAACCCGCCTGCGCGAATGCAACATTGCTGCAAGAGCATCTGCGGCGTGATTGGGGCTTTCAGGGCTATGTGGTGTCCGATTGCGGCGCCGTAACCGACATTTTCCAGGGCCATCACTTTACCAAGTCCGTGGAAGAGGGAGTCAGTGCAGCGTTAAAAACCGGCACTGATCTTACTTGCGGTCTCCGGCCGCAAGAGCGCACCGCCATTTTGAAAGCCGTGCAACAGGGCTTGCTTGCAGAAGCAGATATTGACCGCGCCTTGCATCGCCTGTTCATCGCCCGCTTCCGGCTGGGCATGTTCGATCCGTCGGCCACGGTTCCGTATTCCCAAATCAGGCCCGAAGAAAACGATACCGATGCACACCGCCAGCTCGCCCTCAAAGCCGCGCGTGAATCCATTGTTCTACTGAAGAACAAAGATAATCTTCTTCCTCTGAAACAGAAATACGGAACGATTGCAGTCATTGGCCCCAATGCCGACAGCTTGGATGCCTTGGAAGGCAACTACCACGGCACGCCATCCAAATACGTGACCGTTCTGGAGGGCATTCGCCAGCGCTTTGCGCAATCCAAAATCATTTATGTTGACGGTACGGGATTGATTGGACCGGCCACCAGAGCCATCCAGGCCAGCGTGCTCTATACCGACGACTCGCACAAGAACCATGGTATGAAGGCGGAGTACTTCTCCAATATCAAACTTGAGGGACCGCCTTTCCTGAGTCGCACCGACGATACGGTTGATTTTGATTCGGTCCCCTCCGGCATTTCGCGAGAGTTGTCACAACATTATTCCGTGCGTTGGACTGGCGTGCTTGTGCCTCCCGAGACCGGTGACTACCTGGTCGGATTCACGGGCAGGGATGGCTACCGCGTCTGGCTTAATGGCGATCTCGTGGTCGAGGACTGGACGACTCACCGGCCTGCCTCGACCCGTACGAAGAATATCCATCTTGAAAAAGATCATGCTTATGCGGTCAAGATCGAGTACTTCCACGCCCTGCGTGCGGCCGAAGCACACCTGGTGTGGAGCATGCCAGGGTGGCAAGGACCCGATGCGCTCGACGCGGCTCGCAGTGCCGACGTCGTCATCATGGTGTTGGGCCTGTCTGCCCGCATCGAAGGCGAAGAGATGGATGTGCACGCTGAAGGATTCGCGGGTGGTGACCGCACCAGCCTTGATTTGCCCGCCCCGCAAGAGCAACTTCTGGAGAGTATTTACGCCTTGGGTAAGCCCACGGTGCTGGTGCTAATGAGCGGAAGCGCGGTTGCCGTGAATTGGGCAGACAAGAAGCTGCCGGTGATCATGGAGGCCTGGTATCCAGGTGAGGAAGGCGGAACCGCGGTGGCCGAGGCGCTTGCCGGCGATTTCAGTCCGGCAGGCCGCTTGCCCGTTACGTTCTATAAATCCATTGACCAGCTTCCGGCCTTTGAAGATTACTCTATGGCCAAGCGCACCTACCGTTACTTTAGCGGCGAACCTTTATATCCGTTCGGATACGGGCTAAGCTATACATCATTTGAGTACAGCAATGCACGTGTAGATAAGGCAAAAGCGGCCGCTGATGGAACGGTCACGATTTCCGTTGAAGTCGCCAATACCGGTGCGATGGCAGGTGACGAAGTTGTGCAGCTTTACCTCGCCCATCATGGTGTTGCGGGCGCTCCGTTGCGCGCGTTGCAGGGTTTCAAGCGCGTGCATCTGGAGCGCGGGCAGCGGAAAACGGTGTCATTCCCACTTCGGGACCGGGAGCTGAGCATCGTAGACGAATCAGGCAAGCACCGCATCGCGCGTGGGGTCGTAGAAGTTTGGGTCGGGGGAGGTCAGGATGGCGTGCGCTCAGGCCTGCCTAAAACCGCTGGTGTGCGGACCCGATTCACGATCACCAGCGGAGCCACGTTGCCCGATTAG